tataaaatgatgattattattgatttttagTGAGGATTGATGAGAAGTGTTGTTTGATTTTGTATGGTGGATTTTGGAGTGGAAAGTGTTGAATAAATTGATTAAGGAATGTTTTTTGTATTGTTAAGGCTTGGTTGAGTTGTGTGAGAAGCTATggcatgtgtgtgtgtgtgtgtgtgtgtgtgtgtgtgtagatagagagaatagaagaagaagaagaagaagaagaagaagaagaagaagaagaaaaaggttgttgatttgttgttgaatttggtgGAAAATTTATGATGAATTTGTTGAATGGATTGTATGGTTGTGAATGTTGGTATGTTGTAGAGTTAATGGAAGTATGTGATATTGTGTAGGTATATTTTGTGTTGAATTGGTTAGGAATTTGGTTGGTTTTGGATTTGGAAAGTTTGGAAAACTTGAGATTTGAGTTTTTGGTAAAAACATGACTTTTGACCAACTTCGGTGGGCCATAACTTGACTTCCGGACCCCTAAATTTTGTGAAACTTATTTTGGGGTCGTGAAGTTTATTATATTCAAAGAATAAactaaaaatgatttttaacaAACAAGTTATGCGCTTTTGAAATTTGGGTTTAAAAACACAATTTTGCAGAAAACTATGATTTTTTATGTGCGTGTGTACACACACAACAGAGACCAGAGCGTTGGTGAGactcgtgcgtacgcacaccctGGGGATTTCGCAAGTTGTGTGTACGTCCACTATGATGCATACGCACACGAAGGAAAGTTCATCTGGTACGCGTGTACACACATTACCATGCGTACGCACGATGCCCTGTTTTGCACTAAAACTTTGTTTTTAACTGTTCGACCTTCCCGGCATGTTGAAAATTTACAATTTTTGGACTATCAACCATTCCTCTAATTTTTTCAAACTTCTGAAAACTCTGTTTAAGGTCCTTTAGCTAGGTGTTGATGGAGCTAGTTTTGGTATCAAAGGAGATTTAAAAAGTGAATAATTGAATTAATGAGATATTATAAATTATGAATGAGATATGatgagaatgattatgataTTATGAGATGATGATGAATGAGTTTGATTGAGATATgactgatgatgatgatgatgatgatgatgatgatgatgatgatgatgatgatgaggatcaatttttattatgatttttgaatgactTGAAATGATATTGAGAATGAATTTTTGAATGAGATACCTGAGTAGTAATAGTAGTAGTGGTTCGTTTCACTTGCTCTGGGTTGAGTTCTAAACACccacctgggtagtagcagtagTAGTGGTTTATTCCACTTGTTCTGGGTTAAACGGGAAGTAGCAAGGGGTTGTGGCTCAGACCCACTTGGTGTTTTTGTCCaaggttagctaccaggacatgtcgagTTTAAGCATCATTGGCCATAGGAaagacatgcatcatatgcacTTGTATGCTTTGTTTGAGTATGCTTTATTTTGGCTTGCCTAATTGTTTATCTTTAATTAACTGCTATTTGACATATCTGTTGTACTTGCTATCCATATATGTGTTTTCCTTGATTGAATTATATGTGTTTTCATCTGAGAGAACCCTTATATGGTGGAGGCGTGAAGGTGATTCAGAGGTTTGAAGGAGACAGGACGTGAAGAGTTAGTTTAGAAATGGGAATTCTTTGGGTAAATTACCAAACTTTATGGCTTAATATTAATTTCAAGTTCGAAATCTAAGTGTCGGAGTTCTAGGAATTCCTATGACTTTCCCGAGAtcttatatattaaatatgcgggcacctttaccatgctgagaaccccCGATTCTCATTCCATGCATATTCTGTTGTTTTCATATGCAAGTCGCGAGGCACCTCGCAGATCATACTAGAGGCTCTGCTGAAGCGAAGATCTTCTTTAGGCTTTGTATTTTGTACCATGTATATGTGTACATAGATTATCCTCCTtgtatatttgtattttgtCCCGCCTAGAGGTTGACTTGGAGTTATAGGATTTATATTCTGAAGTTTGGTAAACACTTTTTGtgttatatgtatgtatatgttTATACTCTGGCTGGCCTTAGCTTCACATGTCGAGTCTGGAGCTTGATATTTGTTTCTTTTGGATCTCtaatctttatatatatatatatatttttaaccGTCTTATCGATCTTGTTTATCCATTTCATGTTTATCCAAACGAGTGTGATACGATTTTCGGTTACGCTTttgcttagcttcttcttcaaagcTTATAGCTACAATTTCCTTcaactatatatatgtatatatatctttttcttttagaggtcgtagcaCCTCGCCACCTCTGATTTACGTCCTACGCGTAAAGCTCTGtgtagtagggtgttacacataCAAAATGTTTTACTATCTGACACAACAACAAAAGTGATTAACATGACTAATTAGCACGACTCTACTAAGAACTTCCccgttcttaccccttctcttctccttcagatggaagcaagAGTACCCTTCTGTAATCTGTTGATGATCGTTCCGCAAAGAGGATTTCACTCTatgtagtcttctgagtctaagGTTTCGTTCTCTATTTATATGTAAATACTGagagaccagccaacgtctgtACCCCTTTTGAATACGAACTTTAGCCTAAATCCTTTGTACGAGACGCCTGTTTTGTGGCTACTTGATAGAGTACCAGTGAGACGCCCTATGACAACGTATGATCGTGCAAAGGAGTAGTAGATGATGTTCTTCCTTTTCATGACGTTTAATATGACCCGAGTTTTGAAGACCTAGAatgtactttccctcgcttttgtagtttagagggattaggtgagtatagagtctaggctatcctgggtgccagcttaagGACTTTttgaacaggtcagggcctgtgatgttgtatgtatatatatgtatatagttattatctagctatttctaggggtgttctaactaagaTCTATGctctaataaaggctggatAACTGAATGTTGTTAACTGCTTGAGATGTATATaagtgtggttgtttataattattttatctgttattatttgcgaattgattatgaatgattccgtttattaatccaatttttttcaaaaaaaaaagtacctcacaaaataactacgcttttaacaatgAATCAagcttaaataataaataatagataataattaggaagacaagttggtagcgctcaacttctggtatgatctagacatacTGAAAATTGGGTCATTACAGGGATTAGCTTGAAACTCattctcataatttttcaaactGACTAAGGATAGTATTCGGAAGGTTGTGCGACGTTACATCAGAATTGTACTTAACCTCTTTTTCGTagttaattgaccaaggaattgccgattaaataagataaagaaaaattaaattgtcAAGGAATTGGAGTTTGATTATATATGATTTGTCGTGAACGTATCTTGCATGAATCAAAGTAAATAAACATGAACGTTTTCATTTCTGAAATTAAACATATCTAAAACTTTAACGTTTCCATTCATTGTTGATTTCCCTAATCATTCATAAGCATCCATTCACACTTACATTACTCTTTTAAGATCTCATCCACTATAAAAGTTCGTTGATCTAATTAGAGGTTTGATTAGAAGTTACTTGCTCAATCCTTTAATTATCGTGGAATGATATCCACTCACCATGGTATTACTTGACGCAATTTGGTGTACTTGCCAATTTAagtgcatcaagtttttggctaGGTAAGGTATACTTGTATTTGGAGAGAAAAGATGATTTTGGAACACTTGAATTGGATTAATAGTGCTTGTGTTAGAATTGGTTTTCGAATGTGCAAGAAGCTGTGTTGAATGCTATACTGTTATAAGAGTTATCAACCACAAAATGAGATGCGGATGGAGGAGGGAAAAACCTCCCTGATGAAGAACCGAAGTTCTTAATTACTCTTCAGGCGAGGGGAAGTCCCTCCATCATGAAAATATGCAGGAGAAAGGAGTTTTTTTTCTGGTCATGGAGAAGGGAGTTTGAAATAAAGTCTCTGAGTAGCGCTACTCACTCTTCGAAGGCTTGTAAGTTCAGTGGGGTGGGTTGGAACTATTCGAACCCACGTTCAAATCCAAAAGAAAACATTACAATAAGGAACAATCATAGTAAGATTATAATGCCATCCTTAACCTCAATTTACCAAATAAGATTGAATCAAAACCATGAGGAAACTAATACGCTCGTAAACCAACATATTATCATATTCACAACCAAAAAAAAtcccaaaaaaaatattcaaattggACACTTTGTCTCCTGACAAATTTTTATTCGATAGATATTGTCGACAATTATTCTTATAAGATAAAATAGTTATTCCATCATTTTAAAAGAATAAGAATTTATCTAATTATCTTAtaatgatatattttttaactaaaatattGTCTTATTGTAAAATTTATTAGGACTTATTTgtctaatatatatattaaaaatttgattaacaataacaaaaacccaagaaaaccgtgaatttttaaagaataaaaatttgcTAAATACCAAACTATACGATCTAAAATTTGTTGAACCAATTTAAGTGTTTCCGAACCTATTGAAGTGTTTTCTCAATATTGACTACTACCAAACCTATTTGCAGCCACCATAAATTTCACACCACTTACATGGCTCGTAGATGATTCTGCATTTAATCCCGCCCTTACAAGATACATAGGATTATCACCAGTTCCAAAAGAGCACCAATTGTCATGCATTTCACAATTTCAATAAGCACCTCTACAACTATTAGATGGTATAGTCTTGTACGGAAAGAGCCAGCTGTCTCCATTCTTCGAAATTCGAATCCATCATATTTAATCTTTCTTTCAGGCTTTCAGCTACTTCAATCCCAAGAATCACTGACAAATCTCACTTCCCAATCAGTGTCcactttttcttataattccaGAAACACAGCTGAAAGAATGAACCTTAATTAGTGTTCACCCGTTTCGATCTCTTCCCATGTTTCTCAATCATTCCAGTGTCTTTTCCCTTCTTTGTTCTATTTTGAGTGGGAGGAGCCcctaaaaaggaaaaagaaagttCTCAAAGCTCTAGATAAATTATTCTTGTAGAAAGGCCTCCATATATTGATTTGAACAGTGCTTCCTATTTTTCCCTTTACTGCAAATAAAGCTTGTTTCAATACCAATTCTTTTGAAGACTCTCTTCCAAATTAATTGTCTATACAACTATACCCAAAGTAACTTTTAACAAAATGGAGCTAGATACTGTTAATTTTTGTGTTGGTTACTTCCCTATAAGTTGATTCACTATAGAAAACGTTGAAATATTGCATAAATAAGACTCAAAATACTTTACCTGAACAAAGGCACTGCAACTGATGTGTTTGGTTGCTTCACTTGTCTAAGAACTCACATCATATTCACCGCCCTTTCTTTGGTCCAGTTATTTGGAATTTTGGATCTAGCTCTATAGGCTAATGTCCATCCTGTTAACTGAACTCCGTGCTCTGACTAGTCAAACATCACTTTCTCGTAAATCCATGCTATGCATAATCTATATGGAAGAAAATTGGAATCAACATACAATGAACATTTGATTTTAGAACTTCAATTCTAATGAAATTTGtttcaatttaaaaatgaaatttgtTTCCAATTATAAAAGAGATAACATGAGTGACAAGGTATAATAAAACATGCAGCGAAAAAATTGTTTGCGTTTACTCATTCTTTCCAGTATCAAATCAAATTGTAAAAGGGTAATCTACTCAATTCGGGTGCCAATGGAATTCAGCTGCTGGTGTTAAATATCACCGACAAACAAATTTACATCTCGTACATCTCTACCATGGAACAATTAGTAGATCTTCATGTTCTAACCAAAGGATTATTACCCAAGAAGAATTTTGATAGCATAAAAAGCAAGCTGTCAGTGAAAAATATCTTAAAGCCAGCTTGAGGGAGAGTGTTGATTGGATGTCAAGAAGGGCATCAAATCTAATTAAATTCCCTAATTTCTTTCATGAACCTTTTCTCTAAATACAAATAGGATTACTTGTGATATTCTTTCCTTGTTAGTTTAGCTAATTTTTAGAAAGTTCTATGATTAGaaatatttcttttgttttaggctaatattttctattttctagtTGTTCGTATTTCTATAATCCCTCTACAATCCCTCTACAGAGAGGATGATTTTCTGTAGATTTGACATAACACAATATCAGAACACTTCAaagtttaataataaataaataaatataataaataatataaaataaagcaTCATCGTTTCATAACCAATGgcaatggtaaaattaacagcaacaacaaagccttatcCTTATCCAACTAGGTTGGATTGACTATATAGACCAAATATTATTGAGACTGTTTACATGTACATTTCTTTTGACTAAAAAAGTAAGTTGTCTACAATCCATAAATGTAACTAAAAGAACATTAAGATCACACCTGAATAGTGCAAAATTTTCCACTGGTAATAGCTACTGAAAATTCTTTTTCCCAGAGTACTTAACTATTTGCAGAATATCTGATCACCGATATTATTATGCTGTTGAGACCAACATAGAATTGCATGTAGTTCGTATTGGATACGAGAAGAAGGAACCCataattaattagaaagaaTTACGATTTGTGTGAGAAAAATAAGTATTGAGATTGGAAAGTAAGTTGGTCCATGTTTCTTggtccaaataaaaaaaataaaaaagagaacgGTGACCAATTTCCAATCATTCTACAACTTTCACACTAAAATCAATTAGTTTGAAACCCATTATTGCAATTCACATCCTCAACCCATTTTATGCAAGTCAAGCTCTGGCATGAGCATAGGATTTGTTGAGCTTTCCATTTACAAGAATATCATACGTTGTGTCATCAGGCATAAGACCTTTATCAAGCATCTCATCATGTAGTCGAAAGGCCTCTTGCGGATTCTCCTCCCTAAAGTATCCAGCAATTAAAGTGTTATAAATAAGAACAGTAGGAGTTATATTATTCCCATCCATTTCCTTTAGGATCTTGCTACCTTTCTCTAGTTGTCCTTGGTTACAAAGTCCACTTACCATAACATTATACATGAAAGTATCAGGTATAATACCCTTGGAAAGCATCTCTGAGTAAAGATCTGAAGCAAAATTCAATTTACCCTCCTTTAAAAGCCCATTGATCAACGTTGTATATGTTTGCAAATCACATGGGACATTGTTTTCTACCATTTTCTTGTGAAAGTTAAGTGCAGCTTCCATATTATTCACATTTACAAAGCCACTAATCATGCTGTTGTACACGACTGAGTTTGGAACCAAACCAACCTCCAGAAGTTCAGAGAAGAATTTGCATGCACCTTCCATGTCTTGTACTTTGCAGAAACCATCGATGAGAACACTATATGCAGTAATATCCAACTCCAATCCCATGATTTTCATGTCATTATACATTCTCAAAGCAACATCAAACTTTCTGCTTCTGCAAAGTCCATTAATCAAACTAGTACAAGTGATAACATTTGGTGAAATTCCACTTTCACACATCTCCCTGTAAGTAGACTGTGCTAAATCAATTGCTCCCTGCTTGACAAATCCGTCAATGATGCTATTATATGTCACAGAAGAAGGAATAAAGCCCTGCTTCAGAAAATTGTTCAACATATCTTTTGTTTCCGACACCCGGCCAACTTTGCACAAGCCGCTTATAACAACATTAAATGTGAAGTCTGAAGGTGCAATATTTGCAGCCACCATTTGATCAAACATACCAAAGGCATGGTTAGCATCACCTTTTTTGAAAAAACCATCTATCAAAAGTGTGTATGTAAAAGCATTCAGTTTTAAACCGCTGTTAAGTATATCATTCTTCACACTACAGGCATCATCCATGCAGCCCCTTTTACAGTGACAAAGTATCATGTTGTTGTAAGAAATTAGTGAAGGTGTAATTCCCGTACTTATCATCTTGTCCCACAAATGACGGGCCTCATTAACCATTCCCTGCTCACCAAGCCAGCATAAAAGGATGTTATATGTAACAACAGTAGCAATACCATGTTCAATAGCCTCATCAAGCACCATATACGCACTTTCTAGAAAATGCTGTTTCCGAAATCCCTTTAACAGAGAATTTACAATATAAACATTTGGTTGAATGGCCATGAGTTTCATTTGGGAGTAAAGTTCAAATGCCTTCTCCATATTCCCAGTCTTAGAGCACCAATCTATCAAAACCGAGAAAGTAACCATATCAGGAGTAACACCAACCTTAACAGCCTCCTCAAACAATTGTAATGCACTATCAACATTCCCTTGCTCACAATGTCCTTTAATTAAATTTGTCACAACAATTATATTCAATGGAACACCACTACTCACCATCTCATCCTTAAGCCTCAATGCATCTACAAGATTTCCCTGTTTAGCACAAGCAGCAATCACAGAATTATATGTACCCTCAGATGGCACCCAACCCAATTTTTTCATCTCCTTCAACAGCTCACATGCTGAATTCGAGTTCGGCCTCCTACAAGCAGCCTGAATAACAATGCTGTAAGCAGCTGCATCGAGTTCTAACCCTCTACCCTTTGCCCGACTGAAATACATCTCAGCTTCCTCAATCTTCCCTTCCTTCAAACATGCACGCATTAGGACATACAAAGTAAAGCAATCACCATACATTTTTCTTTGAACCATTTCATCATACAGGCTATATGCATCACTAATCATGTTCCTCCTGACTAATGTAGTTAAAAGGATGTTCATAAATGAAACCCAAGGAACCACATCATGTTTTAATATCAATCTAAAACACTCGACAGCATCTGTGATCTTATTAGCTCTAACATAAGCATTCAAAAGATAATTGAAAACCCGCGAATCAGATTCAAAATTGTACCTTACTGCACATGCTACCAACTCTTCCACAAGTACCCTAACAGTAGGACTAGAATCTGCAAAAACATAGTTGTTTAGCAAATTCCGTAGAACCCCATAAGTATCAGGGCTCGAAGCCAGAATATGCACCAACAAACACAAAACATCAACAGTTTTCACAAACCCTCGTCTTCTCTCCACTCCTTTGAAAAACTTCAGAGCCGATTTGGGGTCAAGCTTATGGCTCAAAAGGGTGTCCAAGACACCCTCTTTCGAAATAACCTCGAGGTGTGATTGAGCTTCAGCTGAAATTTTCATGGGAAAATCATCGATTTTCTTGGAGAAGTGGCTGCTAGGGCCATTTGCGGGATCCTGTGATTGAGAGTGTGGAAGGGGATCGGATGGAAGGAGTGTTTTTGTGCAGAGATGGTTAAATTGTGAGAGAAATCGAAGATTCTTCAGAGGGATCAATGAAAGGTTGTTGGAAAACATGGTTTGCATTGGTGGGAGAGAAGGAACAAAACTGAAATACTTTGGTCCCTCTTCTGTTTGGGGAAATGTTTGACACTCTCGTGGCTGCTCACAAAGCATACAACTCCATACTCCAATTTATGTCTTCAGGAACTCTGaggaaacaaaatgaaaatgcaaACTTCACTGAACTGTTAAGTTTTATATATTTCTAATTGCCTTCTCAGCATGATAAATATATCACAatagatattttatatttgacaGCTCAAAATGACAACAGTCCATAGTTTGACAAATCTAAGTAAGATTCAAAAGGAAGCCAATTTTTCTCATATGTTAACTATCTTTCCCTAACAAAACCCTCAAACTTACTCCAGGCAGATCAGTCACAGAATAGTCTCAGGTGTCAAATACACCAAGTTACCAACAGCAAGTCAGCAACAATGTGCAAAGCTGGTATCAAGAATAATAAGTTTTTTCCATTACTGCAGGAAGCAGAGGCTAAAACATAGATGTCGTAAATCATTTGATTAATTTTCGAGTCATGAATCATAAATCGTTCCATATCTCATGATTCAATgaacattaataataatagtaaaggACCAAATTAACAATATGACAAACTAAAGAAATTATTTAAACAGTTGcagataaatatttataaaagatataaaaaaattatttcacaacaaataaaattagaagaCATAAAACTTTGTGGGTTTTGACATATACATGCAAcgaagaataaaaaaatgatcTGCATGGTTTAATACTAGCACTCACCCCCCAAAAGTAAAATGGTAACACCCAACCCAAAACCACTTTCACTTTTCACTAACCTAAGCTAAAGGTGGTCCATCAGATTGAACAGGGATCAACccaattataataatataagatTATGATAATATAAAtcctaaaataataaattaagaatcttaaataacagaaaatgtTGAAATATCAAAGTCACCTATTGAAATTGGGCACATTATAAGAAGCTCCCACATTTTGGAGTTAGATATACTGTTCCCTCTCAAGAGTTTATATGTGATGTAACTCATTTCACTGCAGTGTTTTCTCAAATCCTGACAAATAACTTTTGCTCACTTCTCCCACTTTGACATGTCCATTCTCTATCAACTCGGCAAACTACAATGTTTGGCATCATGAGAAATATGTATCTCAACCACATAATTCACGTCATCTTCTATTTCTTCAAGCAATCTGGTAAGAGTACATACAGATGATTAGGGCACAAATATGCtactcaaaattcaaaaatcatgTGTTGCAAAAGCTAAAAGCAAAAAATTTATTCCATGAACATCCCAGTTAAAAATACAAGTACAGTTATAAAACTATGTGCCTCTTACCTTCCACAATGAATAGatatttcttttgcttatctATCAATAGAAGAATGAACTGCCTGTTCAGAAATCTTTTCATTCTTAGTGATAAATGGATATCACAAGAAGAACATCTCACGAAACATGATTCTCGAATACTAGATGGATCGAATTAAATTACAGCTATCTTTCTGATTTTAAGAGACAAAGCGACGGATTCCAATTATGATATATGTATACGCTACTTCACATGTGAATTATTTGGGGGAAAAAACCACAATAATTCTGGACCTAAGGAATGCAGCAGCAATAACAATTATAATATAGTTTATACAAGCAACAAACCAATACCACGTTGCAAAATTTCAgttgcagcagcaacaatacaCGTATATAGCAACAACACCACCACCACATTGatcaacaataaaaattaacaacTAAGTGCGAAAAAACAAAAGATTCAGAGGCAATTCGCAGAGAAGAGAGGCGGAACACACCAGTGAAGCAGAGTATAGTGGCCCAGGTAGCGGAACAAAGCAGCAAAGATGACTGGGGAGTTGCCACGAATGAGAATCAGAACAGCAAAAACAAAACCACAGGAGAGGCGTCGGCCACGACGACGACAGCGGAGCAGCCGCGCAGCTAATAATTAGAGGTGAACGATCGGTCTTATTTCACACTCAGGCTAGGTTTTCTTCATTATTATTGTACTTGGAGGTTTTCGTATTTTCtgttttaagaaaagaaaaaataaataaactatgGTTCCGTCCAAAATGTTTGGATAATTATAATAATGGGAATTTCTTTGATAAAATTaggtaaaaattaaaataaaaaatttaa
The genomic region above belongs to Arachis stenosperma cultivar V10309 chromosome 5, arast.V10309.gnm1.PFL2, whole genome shotgun sequence and contains:
- the LOC130982801 gene encoding pentatricopeptide repeat-containing protein At3g54980, mitochondrial-like translates to MLCEQPRECQTFPQTEEGPKYFSFVPSLPPMQTMFSNNLSLIPLKNLRFLSQFNHLCTKTLLPSDPLPHSQSQDPANGPSSHFSKKIDDFPMKISAEAQSHLEVISKEGVLDTLLSHKLDPKSALKFFKGVERRRGFVKTVDVLCLLVHILASSPDTYGVLRNLLNNYVFADSSPTVRVLVEELVACAVRYNFESDSRVFNYLLNAYVRANKITDAVECFRLILKHDVVPWVSFMNILLTTLVRRNMISDAYSLYDEMVQRKMYGDCFTLYVLMRACLKEGKIEEAEMYFSRAKGRGLELDAAAYSIVIQAACRRPNSNSACELLKEMKKLGWVPSEGTYNSVIAACAKQGNLVDALRLKDEMVSSGVPLNIIVVTNLIKGHCEQGNVDSALQLFEEAVKVGVTPDMVTFSVLIDWCSKTGNMEKAFELYSQMKLMAIQPNVYIVNSLLKGFRKQHFLESAYMVLDEAIEHGIATVVTYNILLCWLGEQGMVNEARHLWDKMISTGITPSLISYNNMILCHCKRGCMDDACSVKNDILNSGLKLNAFTYTLLIDGFFKKGDANHAFGMFDQMVAANIAPSDFTFNVVISGLCKVGRVSETKDMLNNFLKQGFIPSSVTYNSIIDGFVKQGAIDLAQSTYREMCESGISPNVITCTSLINGLCRSRKFDVALRMYNDMKIMGLELDITAYSVLIDGFCKVQDMEGACKFFSELLEVGLVPNSVVYNSMISGFVNVNNMEAALNFHKKMVENNVPCDLQTYTTLINGLLKEGKLNFASDLYSEMLSKGIIPDTFMYNVMVSGLCNQGQLEKGSKILKEMDGNNITPTVLIYNTLIAGYFREENPQEAFRLHDEMLDKGLMPDDTTYDILVNGKLNKSYAHARA